AAGCAATCTCAGAGCTTGCGGAACGCGCCGTTGCCGAGTGGGGCATGGTGAAAGGGGAATCCGACGACAAGGCGCCGTGGGAGAGGGAACCGCATGGATCTACATGGCCATTTGAACCTGGAACGTGGACGCTCAAAGACAAGGAAGAGCGCGCACAGCTCTTAGCCCTAGCTCGAGGAGCTTTGGACACCAACCAAGCTTTTAGCCAGGTTTTCGCCCCTGAAGTGTCTTCGTTAAACCGTCTCGAAATCCTAGGCGAGATTCTTGTTACGTTTCTGCGCTCTCTGAAAGACGGGATCATTCCAGCCCCTGTCTGGCAAAATTTAGATCAACAAATCCAAGCACGAGAGAAGGCAAAAcaacctcccctcccctgGGAGGACTCACAGGCTTGGGTGCTTGAGAGCCTTGCCTGGTCCCCAGCCCACAGCGTCTCTTTCACATTTGTGACATTTATGCTCGCGCGAATTGCCAACGAGATTGCACCTATGCCCACCAAGAAACCTCTTCGTGGTCTTGAAGAATCGGCTCCCAAAGAGAACGCGAAGCCTCATACAGACCAAACCAAAGACGATCAACCATCAACCCGTTCCCCAGTATCCCGAGCGTCATTCGTCTCGACTGGTAGCTTCCGGCGGAAGCCAACCATTTCTACACCACCTACTCCACAAGACTCGGCCATCAACGCAATGGCACAGCGACGACTGACTGTCGAGAGTGCTCTGGCTGGTTTCTTCTCCACCGTCGTAATAGCGTCGGACGTTCCTATACCCTCGAAGGATAAAGAGAAGCGAGTCCAGGAGGAAAGGAAACGCAGCATTATTGAACCATTTCTGAAGCCCATCGGAGTGGACTATCATGGTCCTTCAGGTGGTGCACCGTgagttttatttttaattctttttgTATTATGATTTCTTGGATGGCTCTCTGTTTTGTACTCTTTAATAGATGAGAGGAGATGCATATATTATACAACGACTGTCGCAGCCACTTCAACTGGGTCAGCTAATGATAATGGCGACTTCTTTTTGGTGTTTGAACGGGCTGTTTTGCACCTTTTGAAAGCTATATACATAGAGTCATACACATTGACCAACGATTACGATAATACAATGATAGATGAATGATGTTGGTATACCATGACCTGATAGCTACATTGGGACCTAATCCCAGATATCTCGTACTACATACATATTCAAAATGACCATATACAATGTAACGTCCgaaaccaaaaaaaaaaaaaaaaaaaaaaaaaaagctcgACGCTCATAAAGCCCGGGATATAGACGCGCTCCGTAAATACAACCCAAAATGAAGATCACTCTTCTATGATAGTCGCCCGTTTCGCCCGCCTCTGCTGCGACGGTACTGATCTGCGTGTCTGTGGCGCTTTACCCTTGCTTgtgctgccactgccacggCCACCTCCAGCATTACCCGAGGACCTCTTCGTGGGCGCTTTACCCAGAACCATATCCCTACAAACGAGAGCCCCACGCTTGGCTAAAAGAAGCGGTAAACTGGCCAACGAAACGCCAATATGAACCGGGAATAGAACGACCGCGGAGATCCAATCTAGGAGTACAGCAAAAATACCCTTAGGCTGTTGCGCAGACGAGCGCTGTGCGGCCGCCGCAAGGGAAAGCGCGTCGCGACTTCTGGCCTCGAGTAGCTGCAGCCGAGACTCTGTTTGGTAGGCTGAGACGGCGGTGCGTTTCTCGTAGCGACGGACGGCGCGGTTGAGGGCGTCGATGTCTGTTTGGAAGCCCTTGCGGTATTCGGCGGCAGCTtgggagacgagggagagggtgTATTCTTGTTCCTGCTGTGTGAGTTCGCGGGGTTcttcggtgttgttgttgctgctgctgctgttgttgtttgatGCGAGACGGGCAGCTGCTGTTTCGGCGACGTGGGCTTCTAGTTCTTCGAGGCGTTTAGAGAGGTCGACGACCTTGCTTGCATCTATTTTGTCTcggtcatcgtcgtcggatGAGGCGATAATGCGTTGGAGGTGGAGAGTTCGGGTTTGGACCATCCTTAGAAGGTGTTTAAAAGGTCGGATCTCAGCGgccaggaggaagattgtTAGGTTGTAGTTTGAGACAAGGCCTTCGGAGGGCCGGGAAAGTTTGGCGCGGATGGTGTGAAGTACCCATGTTCCTATTAGAGGGAAGATGAAGCAAGATGCGAGGGCGACGAGTTCGTGGATATGAAGCTCTCTAATagctgcggcgctggcacCGGGTGTTCGCTGTTCTCTTCTGTGGCCTTCATCGGCGTCTGATTCATCTTCCTGGGTATCTTTTGTAGGCTCTGACACGGGCGGGTCTAGGCCCGCTGGGGGTTCGAGGTCATAAATGCTCTCATGGTGACGGACTTTCGTTCGCGCAGAGTGATACCACTCCCTATTCCGGATTAGATAGTTAGTTACAGAGTTGGGATTAGGCAAGATTGTAgctaattaactaactacttACCACGGTAGCCTGACAGACCAGTTCAGAAAAACAGCCGCCAAAACCAACAATGTAACGTCCGTGATCACTGCGCTCCCGTTCTGAAAGAAGATGCCGGCGATCGCgggaaggagggcgaggcccAGCGGCGCGGACTGCCAATGCGACTCTTCATCGGGAGAATCGTCATCGTGGTATCTGGCGGCGCGGGGAAAGAACAGATCATCGGTCGATGAGCGGATGGTATTCCGGGCTTCGGACACAGAATCAGATAAAGTCGAGTTGCGACGCTGGGGCAGGGGACCGGGTGTTTCGGCGATGGTGGCAGCGCGGGTGAGGCCGCGATGGCGGAGGCTCATGGGGCTTGGGGAGGTCGACATGGGCGAGTGTTAGGAGGCAGACAAAGAAACAGAGGCACCCATGGTTTTCATCCCGGGATAAAGGCGGGGAGCAGAGGGACGAGATCATGAAGTAATCTGGAACTTGAGGGCCGGGGCGTAGGACCAGATCGTGGCAGCTCAGCTCCACAGTTCGTGGGGACAGAGTGAGACGGCGTGGACTAACCGGTTTGAGTCACAATGACGATCTGCAGTGCTTCTTGGCTGTCACTctcagtctccagtctcctCGTCTCTGAACCAGAGCACTTGGGCGTCAGCTTCATTGTTTGACTCGACTCCGTTGCTGGAACAACTGGGGAGGTTCCCAAATTTCCAACCGGTCCCAGTCCTTGCAGCTCGCATGCAAACCGCCTGCAACGCGCCGTATCGGTCACCGGCTTAACACACCGTCTCCTACTCTACACTGTAGTATCGGGCCTCAATAGACACAATGGACCCGGACGAACATGGCCATAAAGCAAAGCGTCTCCCGTCGAACCGCCGTGGCATGCGGACCCGGGCCAGTAACACGGAAAATCAGACGCAACATGATGTCGCTTTGTGAAACCAGCCTGCAGGCATCGGGCTCTTGCTTGTGGAATGTAATCCGACCGCCGGATGTTCCAATCCCGTCTAGGGGGAGGGGCAGATGAGCAGGAATTCAGTAAAGAAAGACGGCAGCCCGGGCGAGTCGAGAGTTCAAGTGTGGTGACACTGTCCCAAACCTTTCAATTGAGCATCTGGATCTATTGACACCCGAATTAGGAAATATCCGGGTCTACTCGATCGCCATCACTACCACACAGCCCCCTGCAACACTGCGGCTTCTTTATTCACCAAAAGGCTCTCGTCAGTCGTCAATGATGTGCGAGAGCTACAGGGTCTGATCGACTGAGACAAACCCACTGTCTGCAGGCCCAGGCCGTTTTCGACTGGTCCCTCCGACTGCAGCGCGCGTATAACATTGCGTGCCTCCCCCGTGCCCTTATTTCTGTACTTGAAAGTGCCTGATAAAATAGGCGATT
This is a stretch of genomic DNA from Aspergillus puulaauensis MK2 DNA, chromosome 8, nearly complete sequence. It encodes these proteins:
- a CDS encoding uncharacterized protein (COG:S;~EggNog:ENOG410PJ17;~TransMembrane:4 (o73-91i98-116o189-206i393-422o)), whose amino-acid sequence is MSTSPSPMSLRHRGLTRAATIAETPGPLPQRRNSTLSDSVSEARNTIRSSTDDLFFPRAARYHDDDSPDEESHWQSAPLGLALLPAIAGIFFQNGSAVITDVTLLVLAAVFLNWSVRLPWEWYHSARTKVRHHESIYDLEPPAGLDPPVSEPTKDTQEDESDADEGHRREQRTPGASAAAIRELHIHELVALASCFIFPLIGTWVLHTIRAKLSRPSEGLVSNYNLTIFLLAAEIRPFKHLLRMVQTRTLHLQRIIASSDDDDRDKIDASKVVDLSKRLEELEAHVAETAAARLASNNNSSSSNNNTEEPRELTQQEQEYTLSLVSQAAAEYRKGFQTDIDALNRAVRRYEKRTAVSAYQTESRLQLLEARSRDALSLAAAAQRSSAQQPKGIFAVLLDWISAVVLFPVHIGVSLASLPLLLAKRGALVCRDMVLGKAPTKRSSGNAGGGRGSGSTSKGKAPQTRRSVPSQQRRAKRATIIEE